From a region of the Chlamydomonas reinhardtii strain CC-503 cw92 mt+ chromosome 12, whole genome shotgun sequence genome:
- a CDS encoding ribosomal protein L13a yields the protein MLGRLASVVAKQILAGQQIVVVRAEEITISGGLVRQKMKYDRFLRKRMNTNPTRGPFHFRAPSRIFWRTVRGMIPHKTARGAAALERLKAFEGIPHPYDKVKRLVVPDALKVLRLQHGHRNCKLGDLSASVGWKHQAAVAELEEKRKAKAKAFYVAKKKLVALRSKAAAQVKA from the exons ATGCTGGGCCGCCTGGCCTCTGTGGTGGCCAAGCAGATTCTTGCCGGGCAGCAGATT GTGGTCGTCCGCGCCGAGGAGATTACCATCTCGGGCGGCCTGGTGCGCCAGAAGATGAAGTATGACCGCTTCCTGCGCAAGCGCATGAacaccaaccccacccgcgGCCCCTTCCACTTCCGCGCCCCCTCGCGCATCTTCTGGCGGACTGTGCGCGG CATGATCCCCCACAAGACCGctcgcggtgccgctgccctggagCGCCTCAAGGCGTTCGAGGGTATCCCCCACCCTTACGACAAGGTGAAGCGCCTGGTGGTGCCCGACGCCCTGAAggtcctgcgcctgcagcacggccACCGGAACTGCAAGCTGGGCGACCTGTCCGCCTCG GTGGGCTGGAAGCACCAGGCCGCCGTTGCCGAGCTGGAGGAGAAGCGcaaggccaaggccaaggcctTCTACGTGGCCAAGAAGAAGCTGGTGGCCCTGCGCTCCAAGGCCGCTGCCCAGGTCAAGGCGTAA